From one Cupriavidus sp. P-10 genomic stretch:
- a CDS encoding amino acid permease translates to MSASAEHLQRGLGERHIRLMALGSAIGVGLFLGAGNAIKMAGPAIMLAYLIGGAMIFLIMRALGEMAVHNPVAGSFCRYAQDHMGPLAGYLTGWNYWFLWLVTCVAEITAVAIYMGMWFPDVPRWIWALAALAAMGSVNLMAVKAYGEFEFWFAMIKIVTIVLMLFGGGAMIVFGFGNGGVATGISNLWAHGGFMPNGASGVLMSLQMVMFAYLGVEMIGLTAGEARNPKKSIPDAINSVFWRILIFYVGALFVILALYPWNEIGAQGSPFVLTFERLGIKTAAGIINFVVLTAALSSCNGGIFSTGRMLYNLAQQGQAPAAFARVDRNGVPRRALLVSIAALLCGVLLNYLVPEKVFVWVTAISTFGAVWTWAIILVTQINFRRSLSAAERKALAFRMPFWPYGSYIALAFLALVVALMAYFPETRVALYVGPGWLVLLTVCYYALDMRSRGPVSYRA, encoded by the coding sequence ATGAGTGCAAGCGCAGAGCATCTGCAACGCGGCCTGGGCGAACGCCATATCCGGCTGATGGCGCTGGGTTCGGCCATCGGCGTGGGCCTGTTCCTGGGCGCCGGCAATGCCATCAAGATGGCCGGCCCCGCCATCATGCTGGCCTACCTGATTGGCGGCGCGATGATCTTCCTGATCATGCGCGCGCTGGGCGAGATGGCCGTGCACAACCCCGTGGCAGGCTCCTTCTGCCGCTACGCGCAAGACCACATGGGCCCGCTGGCGGGCTACCTGACCGGCTGGAACTACTGGTTCCTGTGGCTGGTGACCTGCGTCGCGGAGATCACCGCCGTCGCCATCTACATGGGCATGTGGTTCCCCGACGTGCCGCGCTGGATCTGGGCGCTGGCCGCGCTGGCCGCGATGGGCTCGGTCAACCTGATGGCGGTCAAGGCCTATGGCGAGTTCGAGTTCTGGTTCGCCATGATCAAGATCGTAACCATCGTGCTGATGCTGTTCGGCGGCGGCGCGATGATCGTGTTCGGCTTCGGCAATGGCGGCGTCGCCACCGGCATCTCCAACCTGTGGGCGCACGGCGGCTTCATGCCCAACGGCGCCTCGGGCGTGCTGATGTCGCTGCAGATGGTGATGTTCGCCTACCTGGGCGTGGAGATGATCGGCCTGACCGCCGGCGAGGCGCGCAACCCGAAGAAGTCGATCCCGGACGCGATCAACTCGGTGTTCTGGCGCATCCTGATCTTCTACGTGGGCGCGCTGTTCGTGATCCTGGCGCTGTACCCGTGGAACGAGATCGGCGCGCAAGGCAGCCCCTTCGTGCTGACCTTCGAGCGCCTGGGCATCAAGACTGCCGCCGGCATCATCAACTTCGTGGTGCTGACCGCGGCGCTGTCGTCATGCAACGGCGGCATTTTCAGCACCGGGCGCATGCTGTACAACCTCGCGCAGCAGGGCCAGGCGCCGGCGGCTTTCGCCAGGGTCGACCGCAACGGCGTGCCGCGCCGCGCGCTGCTGGTGTCGATCGCCGCGCTGCTGTGCGGCGTGCTGCTCAACTACCTGGTGCCGGAAAAAGTGTTCGTCTGGGTGACCGCCATCTCCACCTTCGGCGCGGTCTGGACCTGGGCCATCATCCTGGTCACGCAGATCAACTTCCGCCGCAGCCTGTCGGCGGCCGAGCGCAAGGCGCTGGCCTTCCGCATGCCGTTCTGGCCGTATGGCTCTTACATCGCGCTGGCGTTCCTGGCGCTGGTGGTAGCCCTGATGGCGTACTTCCCGGAAACCCGTGTGGCGCTGTACGTGGGCCCGGGCTGGCTGGTGCTGCTGACGGTCTGCTACTACGCGCTGGACATGCGCTCGCGCGGACCGGTCAGCTACCGCGCCTGA
- the ispH gene encoding 4-hydroxy-3-methylbut-2-enyl diphosphate reductase: MQVILAQPRGFCAGVVRAIEIVDRALVKHGAPVFVRHEIVHNKHVVEGLKEKGARFVEDLDEVPTGAVTIFSAHGVSRAVVADASQRQLHAIDATCPLVIKVHTQGRQYAASGRTVILIGHAGHPEVEGTMGQIPGKVILVQNEAEVEQLDLPADTPVAYVTQTTLSVDDTRNIIAALAARFSNLVGPDTRDICYATQNRQSAVRDLCKLADVILVIGATNSSNSNRLREIGTESGVPSYLIADGSELDPAWVRDASVVGITAGASAPEEMVEDVIGALRKLGPVEVNTMAGREEHAEFRLPAELADVRQSAAPRKAAKAAARTDSATAPAAAGTNENIAG; encoded by the coding sequence ATGCAGGTGATTCTGGCTCAGCCCCGCGGCTTCTGTGCCGGCGTGGTGCGCGCGATCGAGATCGTCGACCGCGCCCTCGTCAAGCACGGCGCGCCGGTGTTCGTGCGGCATGAGATTGTGCATAACAAGCACGTAGTAGAGGGACTGAAGGAAAAAGGCGCGCGTTTCGTCGAAGACCTCGACGAAGTCCCTACCGGCGCCGTGACCATCTTCAGCGCGCACGGCGTGTCCCGCGCGGTCGTCGCCGATGCCAGCCAGCGCCAGCTGCATGCCATCGACGCCACCTGTCCGCTGGTGATCAAGGTCCACACCCAGGGCCGCCAGTACGCTGCCAGCGGCCGCACCGTGATCCTGATCGGCCACGCCGGCCACCCCGAGGTGGAAGGCACCATGGGCCAGATCCCGGGCAAGGTGATCCTGGTGCAGAACGAGGCCGAGGTGGAGCAGCTCGACCTGCCGGCCGACACGCCGGTTGCCTACGTCACGCAGACCACGCTCAGCGTGGACGACACCCGCAATATCATCGCCGCGCTCGCCGCCCGCTTCAGCAACCTGGTGGGCCCCGACACGCGCGATATCTGCTACGCCACGCAGAACCGCCAGAGCGCGGTGCGCGACCTGTGCAAGCTGGCCGACGTCATCCTGGTGATTGGCGCGACCAACAGCTCAAACTCCAACCGCCTGCGCGAGATCGGCACTGAAAGCGGCGTGCCCAGTTACCTGATCGCCGACGGCAGCGAACTGGACCCGGCCTGGGTCCGCGATGCCAGCGTGGTCGGTATCACCGCCGGCGCCTCGGCGCCCGAGGAAATGGTCGAGGACGTGATCGGCGCGTTGCGCAAGCTGGGCCCGGTCGAGGTCAACACCATGGCGGGGCGCGAAGAGCATGCCGAATTCCGCCTGCCCGCCGAACTGGCCGACGTCAGGCAGTCCGCCGCGCCGCGCAAGGCTGCCAAAGCCGCCGCCCGCACCGACTCCGCCACCGCGCCCGCCGCTGCCGGCACCAACGAGAATATCGCCGGCTGA
- a CDS encoding DMT family transporter, with protein sequence MSRPAFPAPAFPAPARLPSLAFVLVWSTGFIVGKAIVPLADTSLFLLARFAVAGLMFVAWTLAAGAAWPPLREAPRHLLAGALMQGVYLCAGYGAVAQGLPPAIMALLGALQPLLTALLAIPLLKELPSRRTWQGLALGALGVALVVAPAMQAGVQPVSPWIVLLGVLAIVSITMGTLLQKSAIAACDLRASSAWQNLGAMLVAGVMVATESAGGPLHWQGGAVLWAALAWAGLGLSGAGTWLLVSLVRHGQAANAAALMFLAPPLAAVQAWLLFGQGLNALQALGMAVAGAGVWLCQTQGRPRHAEAR encoded by the coding sequence ATGTCGCGCCCCGCCTTCCCCGCTCCCGCCTTCCCCGCCCCAGCCAGGCTGCCCAGCCTCGCCTTCGTGCTGGTCTGGTCCACCGGTTTTATCGTCGGCAAGGCCATCGTACCGCTGGCCGATACCAGCCTCTTCCTGCTCGCGCGCTTTGCCGTGGCCGGGCTGATGTTCGTGGCGTGGACGCTGGCCGCCGGCGCTGCCTGGCCACCGCTGCGCGAGGCGCCGCGCCACCTGCTGGCCGGCGCGCTGATGCAGGGCGTCTACCTGTGTGCCGGCTACGGCGCCGTGGCGCAAGGCCTGCCGCCGGCGATCATGGCGCTGCTGGGCGCGCTGCAGCCGCTGCTGACCGCGCTGCTTGCCATTCCACTGCTGAAAGAGCTACCTTCCAGGCGGACCTGGCAGGGCCTGGCGCTGGGTGCGCTGGGCGTCGCGCTGGTCGTGGCCCCGGCGATGCAGGCCGGCGTGCAGCCGGTCTCGCCGTGGATCGTGCTGCTGGGCGTGCTGGCCATTGTTTCGATCACCATGGGAACCCTGTTGCAGAAATCCGCGATCGCCGCCTGCGACCTGCGCGCCAGCTCGGCGTGGCAGAACCTGGGCGCCATGCTGGTAGCCGGCGTCATGGTCGCGACCGAAAGCGCCGGCGGCCCGCTGCACTGGCAAGGCGGCGCGGTGCTCTGGGCCGCGCTGGCGTGGGCCGGGCTTGGGCTTTCCGGCGCCGGCACGTGGCTGCTGGTCAGCCTGGTACGGCACGGGCAGGCGGCCAACGCCGCGGCGCTGATGTTCCTGGCACCGCCGCTGGCGGCAGTGCAGGCGTGGCTGCTGTTCGGCCAGGGACTGAATGCGCTGCAGGCGCTCGGCATGGCGGTGGCCGGCGCGGGCGTGTGGCTGTGCCAGACACAGGGCAGGCCGCGGCATGCCGAAGCGCGCTGA
- the hpnA gene encoding hopanoid-associated sugar epimerase, which translates to MTRNDDVLVTGASGFLGSAVARQALARGFSVRVLVRPQSPRTNLADLPVTLAEGDMRDAAAVAAALQGVRYLFHVAADYRLWAPDPEEIVRTNVDGTLAVMEAAQRAGVERVVYTSSVATLRVAGAQAPVDETAAMQPHEAIGAYKRSKVLAERVVERLVAERGLPAVIVNPSTPIGPRDVRPTPTGRIIVEAATGKIPAFVDTGLNLAHVDDVAEGHFLALEHGRTGERYILGGDDVMLQQMLRDIAELCGRRPPTMQLPRWPLYPLAHAAEAAARVTGKEPFITVDGLNMSRYRMFFTSAKASQQLGYAPRAYREGLRDALAWFRTQGYLGK; encoded by the coding sequence ATGACGAGAAACGATGACGTGCTGGTGACAGGAGCCTCGGGTTTCCTCGGGTCGGCGGTAGCGCGGCAAGCGCTGGCGCGGGGTTTCAGCGTGCGCGTGCTGGTACGCCCGCAGAGTCCGCGCACCAACCTGGCGGACCTGCCGGTGACGCTGGCCGAAGGCGACATGCGCGACGCCGCCGCCGTGGCCGCCGCGCTGCAGGGCGTGCGCTACCTGTTCCACGTTGCCGCCGATTACCGGCTGTGGGCGCCCGATCCGGAGGAGATCGTACGCACCAACGTCGATGGCACGCTGGCGGTGATGGAGGCCGCGCAGCGCGCCGGAGTCGAGCGCGTGGTCTATACCAGCAGCGTTGCCACGCTGCGCGTCGCCGGCGCGCAGGCGCCGGTGGACGAGACTGCGGCGATGCAGCCGCACGAGGCCATCGGCGCCTACAAGCGCAGCAAGGTGCTGGCCGAGCGCGTGGTCGAACGGCTGGTGGCCGAGCGCGGCCTGCCGGCGGTGATCGTCAACCCGTCGACGCCGATCGGCCCGCGCGACGTGCGGCCCACGCCGACCGGCCGCATCATCGTCGAGGCGGCGACCGGCAAGATCCCGGCCTTTGTCGATACCGGACTAAACCTGGCGCATGTGGACGATGTCGCCGAGGGGCATTTCCTGGCGCTGGAGCACGGGCGCACCGGCGAGCGCTACATCCTGGGCGGCGACGACGTAATGCTGCAGCAGATGCTGCGCGATATCGCCGAGCTGTGCGGGCGGCGCCCGCCCACCATGCAACTGCCGCGCTGGCCGCTGTATCCGCTGGCGCATGCGGCGGAGGCCGCGGCGCGGGTGACCGGGAAGGAGCCGTTCATCACGGTCGACGGACTCAATATGTCCCGGTACCGGATGTTCTTTACGTCGGCGAAGGCGAGCCAGCAGCTGGGTTACGCGCCGCGCGCCTACCGCGAAGGGCTGCGCGATGCGCTGGCGTGGTTTCGCACGCAGGGGTATCTCGGCAAGTGA
- a CDS encoding NADPH-dependent F420 reductase: protein MQEPANVFDPERRRMLRAGALAMLGLSVPPLSACAQKPAAAPNTGPARIGVIGSGRIGGTVGGLWVKAGHPVLFSSRHPESLKPLVDGLGPLARAGTVAEAIAFADVLFLATPYSALPQLSQENAGAWSGKIVLDATNAIAQRDGAIADEAQRNGIGITTAKYLRGARVVRAFNFMGATNFANEHHRPGGLIAVPIAGDDQAALQVAAQLVRDAGFEPVVVGPLASADKFAPGGPLFRQIGTAEEFRRKMSGQ from the coding sequence ATGCAAGAGCCGGCCAATGTCTTCGATCCCGAACGGCGCCGCATGCTGCGAGCGGGGGCACTGGCAATGCTGGGGTTGAGCGTCCCGCCGTTGAGCGCCTGTGCCCAGAAGCCGGCCGCCGCCCCGAACACGGGCCCGGCGCGCATCGGCGTGATCGGCTCCGGGCGCATTGGCGGCACCGTCGGCGGGCTCTGGGTCAAGGCGGGGCATCCGGTCCTGTTCTCGTCGCGGCATCCAGAATCACTCAAGCCGCTGGTCGATGGCCTCGGCCCGCTGGCGCGGGCGGGGACGGTCGCCGAGGCAATCGCCTTTGCCGACGTGCTGTTCCTCGCCACCCCTTACAGCGCCTTGCCGCAACTCAGCCAGGAGAATGCCGGGGCATGGTCGGGCAAGATCGTGCTGGATGCCACCAATGCCATTGCCCAGCGCGACGGCGCGATTGCCGATGAAGCGCAGCGCAACGGCATTGGCATCACCACGGCGAAATACCTGCGCGGGGCACGCGTGGTGAGGGCGTTCAACTTCATGGGCGCGACCAACTTCGCCAATGAACATCACCGGCCCGGCGGCCTGATCGCCGTGCCGATCGCCGGTGACGATCAGGCGGCGCTGCAGGTGGCGGCGCAGTTGGTGCGCGATGCCGGGTTTGAGCCGGTGGTGGTAGGGCCGCTGGCCAGCGCGGACAAGTTTGCGCCGGGTGGGCCATTGTTCCGGCAGATCGGTACTGCCGAAGAATTCCGCAGGAAGATGAGCGGGCAGTAG
- the hpnH gene encoding adenosyl-hopene transferase HpnH — protein sequence MAIPLLQVARVGAYIVGKHLSRQKRYPLALMLEPLFRCNLACSGCGKIDYPDPILNQRLSVQECLDAVDECGAPVVSIAGGEPLLHKDMPEIVQGIIARRRFVYLCTNALLMEKKLDQYQPSPYFIWSVHLDGDREMHDRSVCQEGVYDRAVAAIRQAKERGFRVNINCTLFNDAEPERVASFFDSVKALGVDGITVSPGYAYERAPDQQHFLNRGKTRQLFRDILGRGRAGKNWAFSQSALFLDFLAGNQTYHCTPWGNPARTVFGWQRPCYLVGEGYAKTFRELMDETDWDAYGTGNYEKCADCMVHSGYEATAVADTFAHPLKALGVSLRGVRTSGPMAPDIALDKQRPAEYVFSRHVEIKLEEIQRAKPPANQARTARQAAEANGAGTH from the coding sequence TTGGCCATTCCGCTCCTGCAGGTCGCCCGCGTGGGCGCCTACATTGTCGGCAAGCATCTGTCGCGGCAGAAACGGTATCCGCTCGCGCTGATGCTGGAGCCGCTGTTCCGCTGCAACCTGGCCTGCTCGGGCTGCGGCAAGATCGACTATCCCGATCCCATCCTGAACCAGCGCCTGTCGGTGCAGGAATGCCTGGACGCGGTCGACGAATGCGGCGCGCCGGTGGTCTCGATCGCCGGTGGCGAGCCGCTGCTGCACAAGGACATGCCGGAGATCGTTCAGGGCATCATCGCCCGGCGCCGCTTTGTCTACCTGTGCACCAACGCGCTGCTGATGGAGAAGAAGCTGGACCAGTACCAGCCCAGCCCGTACTTCATCTGGTCGGTGCACCTGGACGGCGACCGCGAGATGCACGACCGCTCGGTATGCCAGGAAGGCGTCTATGACCGTGCCGTGGCGGCGATCCGGCAGGCCAAGGAACGCGGCTTCCGCGTCAATATCAACTGCACACTGTTCAATGACGCCGAGCCCGAGCGCGTGGCCAGCTTCTTCGACTCCGTCAAGGCGCTGGGCGTGGACGGCATCACCGTGTCGCCGGGCTATGCCTATGAGCGCGCGCCCGACCAGCAGCATTTCCTGAACCGCGGCAAGACCCGGCAGCTGTTCCGCGACATCCTCGGCCGCGGCCGTGCCGGCAAGAACTGGGCCTTCAGCCAGTCGGCGCTGTTCCTGGACTTCCTGGCCGGCAACCAGACCTACCACTGCACGCCGTGGGGCAACCCGGCGCGCACGGTATTCGGCTGGCAGCGGCCGTGCTACCTGGTCGGCGAGGGTTATGCCAAGACCTTCCGAGAGCTGATGGACGAGACCGACTGGGACGCCTACGGCACCGGCAACTACGAGAAGTGCGCCGACTGCATGGTGCACAGCGGCTATGAGGCCACCGCGGTGGCGGACACCTTCGCCCATCCGCTCAAGGCGCTGGGCGTCAGCCTGCGCGGCGTGCGCACCAGCGGGCCGATGGCGCCGGACATCGCGCTGGACAAGCAGCGGCCGGCCGAATACGTGTTCTCGCGCCATGTCGAGATCAAGCTTGAGGAGATCCAGCGCGCGAAGCCGCCCGCCAATCAGGCCCGTACGGCCCGGCAGGCAGCCGAGGCCAACGGCGCCGGCACGCACTGA
- a CDS encoding glycosyltransferase yields the protein MAIMLALSLLTLAVWSGLLCLRAGFWRVHRPAAAPAPAQWPEVVAIIPARNESEVIAPAVAGVLGQRYPGRLTLVVVDDHSQDGTADLARAAAATTTRPQALSVINARELPPGWSGKVWAQAEGLAEADRIAPQARFAWLTDADIWHGPGVLAALVARAEHERRDLVSLMVRLRCESAWERLVVPAFVFFFAKLYPFARVRDPRSRVAAAAGGCMLARRSALARIGGFAAIRGELIDDCSLAARIKPGGAIRLDLADDSLSLRPYDDWRSLWDMIARSAYTQLRYSPLLLAGAVAGMTLAYLAPPVLALAGGWRLWPAWLAWGAMAFAYLPMLREYRQPAWLAPLLPLTALFYLGATIDSARRYWLRRGGQWKGRAQAPVRS from the coding sequence ATGGCTATCATGCTGGCGCTGTCACTGCTGACGCTGGCGGTCTGGAGCGGGCTGCTGTGCCTGCGCGCCGGCTTCTGGCGCGTGCACAGGCCGGCCGCCGCACCGGCGCCGGCGCAATGGCCGGAGGTGGTCGCCATCATCCCGGCCCGCAACGAGTCCGAGGTGATCGCGCCCGCGGTGGCGGGCGTGCTCGGCCAGCGCTACCCGGGGCGGCTCACGCTGGTGGTGGTCGACGACCACAGCCAGGACGGCACCGCCGACCTCGCCCGCGCCGCCGCCGCGACTACCACGCGCCCGCAGGCGCTGTCGGTGATCAACGCGCGCGAGCTGCCCCCCGGCTGGAGCGGCAAGGTCTGGGCCCAGGCCGAGGGGCTGGCCGAAGCCGACCGCATCGCCCCGCAGGCCCGCTTCGCCTGGCTGACCGATGCCGACATCTGGCACGGCCCTGGCGTGCTGGCCGCGCTGGTGGCGCGCGCGGAGCACGAACGGCGCGACCTGGTCTCGCTGATGGTGCGGCTGCGCTGCGAATCGGCGTGGGAGCGGCTGGTCGTGCCCGCGTTCGTGTTTTTCTTCGCCAAGCTCTACCCGTTTGCCCGCGTGCGCGACCCGCGCTCGCGCGTGGCTGCCGCGGCGGGCGGCTGCATGCTGGCCCGGCGCTCGGCGCTGGCGCGCATCGGCGGCTTTGCCGCGATCCGCGGCGAACTGATCGACGACTGCAGCCTGGCGGCGCGCATCAAGCCCGGCGGCGCGATCCGGCTGGACCTGGCCGACGACAGCCTGTCGCTGCGCCCCTATGACGACTGGCGCAGCCTGTGGGACATGATCGCGCGCAGCGCCTATACGCAGCTGCGCTATTCACCGCTGTTGCTGGCGGGCGCGGTGGCAGGCATGACGCTGGCCTACCTGGCGCCGCCGGTGCTGGCGCTGGCCGGCGGCTGGCGGCTGTGGCCGGCGTGGCTGGCGTGGGGCGCGATGGCCTTTGCCTACCTCCCGATGCTGCGCGAGTACCGCCAGCCGGCATGGCTGGCACCGCTGCTGCCGCTGACGGCCTTGTTCTACCTGGGCGCGACCATCGATTCGGCGCGGCGCTACTGGCTGCGGCGCGGCGGGCAGTGGAAGGGACGGGCGCAGGCGCCGGTGCGGTCCTGA
- a CDS encoding MlaC/ttg2D family ABC transporter substrate-binding protein — protein sequence MKSYGLLPLVPIAAVVMVATAHAQAVQPGASPEKLVQAAVEGVVGTIQSNPDTRAGDLGKITAVVRKEFLPYADFQRTTRLAVGSAWRSATPEQQKQLYEQFETLLVRSYAVSLAQLREQNVRFRYQPSKAGSGATDVVVQTRVISNADEMQIDYRLQRTAAGWRIYDINMMGAWLIEVYRKQFADIVARGGVDGLVNYLTTHNARQNAAS from the coding sequence ATGAAGAGCTACGGTTTGCTTCCCCTGGTGCCGATTGCGGCGGTGGTCATGGTTGCGACGGCGCATGCCCAGGCGGTCCAGCCCGGCGCCAGCCCCGAGAAGCTGGTGCAGGCGGCGGTCGAAGGCGTGGTCGGCACGATCCAGTCCAACCCCGACACGCGCGCCGGCGACCTCGGCAAGATCACCGCGGTCGTGCGCAAGGAGTTCCTGCCTTATGCCGATTTCCAGCGCACCACGCGGCTGGCGGTCGGCAGCGCCTGGCGCAGCGCGACGCCCGAGCAGCAGAAGCAGCTCTACGAGCAGTTCGAGACGCTGCTGGTGCGCAGCTACGCGGTATCGCTGGCGCAGTTGCGCGAGCAGAACGTCAGGTTCCGCTACCAGCCGTCCAAGGCCGGCAGCGGCGCCACCGACGTGGTGGTGCAGACGCGCGTGATCAGCAACGCCGACGAGATGCAGATCGACTACCGGCTGCAGCGCACCGCCGCCGGCTGGCGCATCTATGACATCAACATGATGGGCGCGTGGCTGATCGAGGTGTACCGCAAGCAGTTCGCCGATATCGTCGCGCGCGGCGGCGTGGACGGGCTGGTGAACTACCTGACCACGCATAACGCCCGGCAGAACGCAGCCAGCTAG
- a CDS encoding AraC family transcriptional regulator codes for MPKRAEAPAPLVEHRRYRDQPDGHQHRHHQLLFGLAGATELEIDGHAYRVDAHTGLIVPAGSHHEFLGFDGNLQLVADFPAQSVALPARLMARPRTFALDGAFGSRVRALAAWRAAAAARGPHTDWQLAATLAAALAESLGMPADQHVFPLMAVDAYLRANLSEPLRVAEVAGHFGWSVRRFQTLFAEAFGDTPHRYQTRLRLDRAVQLLSQTTLPLAEIALASGYPDQTTFTRSFTRRFGQPPGAWRAAALHDRRR; via the coding sequence ATGCCGAAGCGCGCTGAAGCCCCCGCGCCGCTGGTCGAGCACCGCCGCTACCGCGACCAGCCCGACGGCCACCAGCACCGCCACCACCAGTTGCTGTTCGGGCTGGCGGGCGCGACCGAGCTGGAGATCGATGGCCATGCGTACCGCGTCGACGCGCACACCGGGCTGATCGTGCCGGCCGGCAGCCACCATGAATTTCTGGGTTTCGACGGCAACCTGCAGCTGGTCGCGGACTTCCCGGCGCAGTCGGTGGCGCTGCCGGCAAGGCTGATGGCACGCCCCCGCACCTTTGCGCTGGACGGCGCCTTCGGCAGCCGCGTGCGCGCGCTGGCGGCGTGGCGCGCCGCCGCGGCCGCGCGCGGCCCGCATACCGACTGGCAGCTCGCCGCGACGCTGGCAGCGGCGCTGGCCGAGAGCCTGGGCATGCCAGCCGACCAGCATGTCTTCCCGCTGATGGCCGTCGATGCCTACCTGCGCGCCAACCTGTCCGAGCCATTGCGGGTGGCCGAGGTGGCCGGGCATTTCGGCTGGAGCGTGCGCCGCTTCCAGACCCTCTTCGCCGAGGCCTTCGGCGATACGCCGCACCGGTACCAGACCCGGCTGCGGCTTGACCGCGCGGTGCAGCTGCTGTCGCAGACCACGCTGCCGCTGGCTGAGATTGCGCTGGCGTCGGGCTATCCGGACCAGACCACCTTTACGCGCAGCTTTACGCGGCGCTTCGGGCAACCGCCCGGCGCATGGCGCGCGGCGGCCTTGCACGATCGACGGCGCTGA